The Thalassophryne amazonica chromosome 6, fThaAma1.1, whole genome shotgun sequence genome includes a region encoding these proteins:
- the LOC117511428 gene encoding paraneoplastic antigen Ma1 homolog — protein sequence MADRTELAAELKRWCRGEGLEEARALMVLVPEEAEVDQIEETLEKVKCLGRVRVRRRMFHPSQSCISVLCECREECTENVPPEVLHAGSGKLWPVITLCEIPVVSNFNTKLKTLLNAEGKTIEDVKSLFTESTPKVNSTESILQAVGDFLEKSCKPQAEGGYRRLRLFSGNLPIPPNEESFDYWLEQAWLMVEESDCTEREKRRRIMESLKGSALEIAKSVKDSYPDAKPTEYLEALESAFGTAESGDDLYFAFRLMQQQPAEKLSDFLRRLERALNKVIQRGGFPADGKDKARLEQLLRGAVVSDLMC from the coding sequence ATGGCAGATCGCACCGAATTGGCTGCAGAGCTGAAGAGGTGGTGCCGGGGGGAAGGTTTGGAAGAAGCTAGAGCGCTTATGGTCCTGGTCCCTGAAGAAGCGGAAGTAGACCAAATAGAAGAAACCTTAGAAAAGGTGAAATGTTTGGGTCGAGTCCGTGTCCGACGCAGAATGTTCCACCCCTCCCAAAGCTGTATATCAGTTTTGTGTGAATGCAGAGAAGAGTGTACTGAGAATGTACCCCCTGAAGTGCTTCATGCAGGAAGTGGAAAACTCTGGCCAGTGATCACATTATGTGAAATTCCAGTTGTAAGTAACTTCAATACCAAGTTGAAAACCTTGCTTAATGCTGAGGGCAAGACTATAGAAGATGTTAAAAGTCTTTTCACAGAATCCACTCCCAAGGTCAACTCCACTGAGTCTATCTTGCAAGCGGTTGGTGACTTCTTGGAGAAGTCTTGCAAGCCACAGGCGGAAGGTGGTTATCGGCGTTTACGCCTGTTCTCAGGGAACTTGCCGATTCCCCCCAATGAGGAATCATTTGACTACTGGCTTGAACAAGCATGGCTCATGGTGGAAGAAAGTGACTGTACAGAGAGGGAGAAAAGGCGCAGGATAATGGAAAGCCTAAAAGGGTCTGCATTGGAAATTGCGAAGTCAGTCAAAGATTCATATCCAGATGCAAAACCCACAGAGTACCTAGAAGCCCTAGAGAGTGCGTTTGGTACTGCTGAATCGGGAGATGATCTCTACTTTGCCTTTCGGCTAATGCAGCAACAGCCAGCAGAAAAACTGTCTGATTTTCTAAGACGGCTGGAGAGAGCTCTCAATAAAGTAATACAGAGAGGAGGGTTTCCGGCTGATGGCAAAGACAAAGCCCGTTTGGAACAGCTTTTGAGAGGAGCTGTCGTTTCAGATCTcatgtgttaa